One part of the Papaver somniferum cultivar HN1 unplaced genomic scaffold, ASM357369v1 unplaced-scaffold_45, whole genome shotgun sequence genome encodes these proteins:
- the LOC113342588 gene encoding uncharacterized protein LOC113342588 has protein sequence MSKFISFTHWLIILSIRISEELVEGRTIPNSINNEIIKSIKVENDEIIDCYDIYRQPSLNHPLLRNHTIQMKPNLYPKGTKSGNLGTLRLTQTWHYYGSCPKGTIPLRRKGKNHNPTHSRNASQRSNFEEIHEYATVEARGNFLGAQAKINLWKPAVEMQAEISVSQIWVTAGDGKETIETGWIVDPLVYGDYETRFFVFWTADGYNKLFCYNDECDAFVHTSTSIGLGCSFTELSTFNGDQKDATFSIHKDQSSGHWWVQLQGEPVGYYPSSLFTELSKKATAVEWGGDIVNTKSKGRHTTTQMGSGHFPSEGGLKTSSYFNWVQIVDENNMSVDPKYFDVYSTNPECYDLKIDDNHHDTNGFGFYYGGPGYNDKCQ, from the exons ATGTCAAAATTTATCAGCTTCACACATTGGTTAATCATATTATCGATACGCATTAGCGAAGAATTGGTCGAAGGGAGAACGATTCCAAACTCGATAAACAACGAAATAATCAAATCTATTAAG GTTGAAAATGATGAGATCATCGATTGTTACGATATCTACAGACAACCTAGTCTTAATCATCCATTGCTTCGTAATCATACAATACAG atgaaaccaaatttatacCCGAAAGGAACGAAATCTGGTAATTTGGGAACACTTCGACTCACACAAACTTGGCATTATTATGGATCATGCCCGAAAGGAACTATCCCCTTACGGAGAAAAGGGAAAAATCATAATCCAACACATTCACGTAATGCATCACAAAGAAGCAATTTCGAAGAAATTCACGAG TACGCGACAGTTGAGGCACGAGGCAATTTTCTAGGAGCACAAGCAAAAATAAATCTTTGGAAACCGGCTGTTGAAATGCAAGCTGAAATAAGTGTATCCCAAATCTGGGTTACAGCTGGTGATGGAAAAGAAACTATTGAAACCGGATGGATA GTTGATCCACTTGTTTATGGTGATTATGAGACCAGGTTCTTCGTATTTTGGACG GCGGATGGATACAATAAATTATTTTGTTATAACGACGAATGTGATGCTTTTGTACACACATCAACAAGTATCGGCCTTGGATGCAGTTTCACCGAGTTGTCAACTTTCAATGGAGACCAAAAGGATGCCACCTTCAGTATTCACAAG GATCAAAGTAGTGGACATTGGTGGGTACAATTACAAGGTGAACCGGTCGGTTATTATCCAAGTTCTCTCTTCACTGAATTATCAAAGAAAGCAACAGCAGTAGAATGGGGTGGAGATATTGTTAATACCAAAAGTAAAGGTCGGCATACTACGACTCAAATGGGTAGCGGTCATTTCCCTTCAGAAGGTGGTCTGAAAACATCGAGTTATTTCAACTGGGTTCAAATAGTTGATGAAAATAACATGAGCGTGGACCCTAAATATTTTGACGTATATTCTACAAATCCAGAATGTTACGATTTGAAGATTGACGACAACCATCATGATACAAATGGTTTCGGGTTTTATTACGGAGGTCCCGGCTATAATGATAAATGTCAATGA
- the LOC113342614 gene encoding metalloendoproteinase 1-MMP-like, whose product MQDDGNLVFYNSRSEIIWESFDYPTDTIPGGQNLRSGVDLNSFGKRLHSLNGENGLSVQDSNGLVSTSSLSVTNIPTTVRSPELHRIGHFSVFEGHPRWNKSTLTYSMSTNFIIDYINQNDILMVLQSSFGRWSSVVQLNFTETKAYDSADIKIGFYYGDHGDGLPFTRGTLAHAFEPEIGMLHFNADVVWSVDFKLERRKDAIDLESVATHEIGHLLGLNHSADPDAVMFWSIPRRTKKRDLTEDDVLGVRTLYRANLNYRLDHHASSVDNSPDEVRKEDHCDKIIDPAEYTLDNFFKNYYIAIMKSNVTKWVIRIRRVDGITEDEKIMQEVDWNSNSNRAARKSNDSSWINCPVILEGSFVSGKAADGADNPLPEDFPLYQP is encoded by the exons ATGCAAGATGATGGTAACCTCGTGTTTTATAATTCAAGATCTGAAATCATTTGGGAAAGTTTTGATTACCCTACCGATACCATTCCCGGCGGCCAAAATTTGAGATCTGGAGTTGATCTTAACTCTTTCGGAAAAAGGTTACATTCTTTGAATGGAGAAAACGGATTATCTGTTCAGGATAGCAATGGTTTAGTGTCAACATCATCTCTCAGTGTAACCAATATTCCAACAACGGTAAGATCTCCAGAGCTACACAGAATTGGTCATTTCTCGGTGTTTGAAGGCCATCCAAGATGGAATAAATCAACCTTAACTTACTCAATGTCTACCAATTTCATCATAGACTACATAAACCAAAATGACATCCTTATGGTTCTTCAATCATCATTCGGCAGATGGTCTTCTGTGGTTCAATTGAACTTCACAGAAACAAAAGCATATGACAGCGCCGACATAAAGATAGGGTTTTACTATGGAGACCACGGTGATGGTCTTCCATTCACACGAGGAACCTTGGCCCATGCTTTTGAGCCGGAAATTGGTATGCTTCATTTTAATGCCGATGTAGTTTGGTCAGTAGATTTCAAATTGGAGAGAAGAAAGGACGCTATCGATTTAGAATCCGTAGCAACTCACGAAATAGGTCATCTCCTTGGGCTCAATCACTCAGCAGATCCTGACGCCGTCATGTTTTGGAGTATCCCTCGCCGAACCAAGAAAAGGGACCTTACGGAAGATGACGTCCTAGGAGTTCGAACCCTGTACAGAGCAAATCTAAACTATCGCCTAGACCACCATGCTTCTTCCGTTGACAACTCG CCTGATGAAGTGCGAAAAGAGGATCATTGTGATAAAATTATAGATCCTGCTGAgtatactcttgataatttctttaagaattaTTACATCGCTATTATGAAAAGTAACGTGACTAAATGGGTTATTCGCATAAGAAGAGTAGATGGTATCACTGAAGATGAAAAAATTATGCAAGAAGTGGATTGGAATTCAAACTCTAATCGTGCTGCTCGCAAATccaatgattctagttggattaATTGCCCTGTCATCTTGGAGGGGTCCTTTGTATCTGGTAAAGCTGCGGATGGTGCTGACAATCCTCTGCCCGAAGATTTCCCTCTTTACCAACCTTGA